A genomic stretch from Mycobacterium paraterrae includes:
- a CDS encoding DUF6632 domain-containing protein, with the protein MTPSTGYRLLRIALAFFGTVMLLLYPLAVVWPSGWAWHHGAPYESDYFMMIVGLYATLGVFVWNAARRPEDNISLIWFTVWSSVVHAVVMAVESLSNEHHRGHLWGDVPALLLAAIVLAVLVRASGIGGAGDRLPREVT; encoded by the coding sequence ATGACGCCATCGACCGGCTATCGCCTACTCCGGATCGCCCTCGCCTTCTTCGGCACGGTGATGCTACTGCTCTACCCGCTGGCCGTGGTGTGGCCGTCGGGATGGGCATGGCACCACGGTGCGCCATACGAGTCCGACTATTTCATGATGATCGTCGGCCTGTACGCGACGCTGGGAGTGTTTGTCTGGAACGCGGCGCGCCGACCGGAGGACAACATCAGCCTCATCTGGTTCACCGTCTGGTCCAGCGTGGTGCACGCCGTGGTGATGGCGGTCGAGTCGCTGAGCAACGAGCATCACCGGGGGCACCTGTGGGGCGATGTGCCAGCATTGCTGCTGGCCGCGATCGTGCTGGCGGTCTTGGTTCGCGCGTCGGGTATCGGCGGAGCGGGTGACCGATTGCCGCGCGAAGTGACGTGA
- a CDS encoding CobW family GTP-binding protein, producing MAIPVICLTGYLGAGKTTLLNHVLRSPGARIGVVINDFGELNVDAMLVAGQIDEPVSIAGGCICCMPDDGGIDDALSKLADPRLNLDAVIVEASGLADPLIVSRIIGFSKVTGLRYGGLVDVVDAATHFDVVDTGEVLPARYRAASLVVVNKLDQLPVVDRTAMVERVADRVHRQNPRATVVGAVAGQIDPRLLYDVAGSDDEPGQLSLRELLVDEVAHDDHDHAHADSVTVTADGEVHPGALLDLLEDPPEGVYRLKGVVKMRYGRGTPNFAVNLVGPTIHIANAPRGAAANFLVAIGMHLDSDDVRKRLDAALRPGVEPPTLADVHRLRRYLRHSL from the coding sequence CTGGCGATCCCCGTCATCTGCCTGACCGGTTACCTCGGTGCCGGCAAGACGACGCTGCTCAACCACGTGCTTCGCAGCCCCGGTGCGCGAATCGGCGTCGTAATCAACGACTTCGGCGAGCTCAACGTCGACGCCATGCTGGTGGCCGGGCAGATCGACGAGCCGGTATCGATTGCCGGTGGTTGCATCTGCTGTATGCCCGACGACGGTGGCATCGACGACGCGCTCAGCAAGCTCGCCGATCCGCGGCTCAATCTCGACGCCGTCATCGTCGAGGCCAGCGGTCTGGCCGACCCGCTGATCGTGTCCCGCATCATCGGCTTCAGCAAGGTGACCGGCCTTCGGTACGGCGGGCTCGTCGACGTCGTGGATGCCGCAACGCATTTCGACGTCGTCGACACCGGCGAGGTACTGCCCGCCCGCTACCGCGCCGCGTCCCTCGTCGTGGTCAACAAGCTCGACCAACTTCCCGTCGTTGATCGCACCGCGATGGTCGAACGGGTGGCCGACCGGGTACACCGGCAGAATCCCCGCGCGACCGTGGTCGGGGCGGTGGCCGGGCAGATCGACCCCCGGCTGCTCTATGACGTCGCCGGATCGGACGACGAACCCGGCCAACTCTCGCTGCGCGAACTGCTGGTCGACGAGGTTGCTCACGACGACCACGACCACGCACACGCCGACTCGGTGACGGTGACCGCCGACGGCGAGGTCCACCCCGGAGCCCTGCTCGACCTCCTCGAGGACCCACCCGAGGGGGTGTACCGGCTCAAGGGTGTTGTGAAGATGCGCTACGGCCGAGGCACACCCAACTTCGCGGTCAACCTCGTCGGGCCGACCATCCATATTGCGAATGCGCCGCGCGGAGCCGCCGCCAACTTCCTGGTCGCGATCGGGATGCACCTCGACAGCGACGACGTGCGCAAGCGGCTCGACGCGGCGCTGCGACCCGGCGTGGAGCCGCCGACCCTGGCCGACGTTCACCGACTTCGTCGATACCTTCGCCACAGCCTGTAA
- a CDS encoding Nramp family divalent metal transporter has protein sequence MASVTRARLKTGWYLLGPAFVAAIAYVDPGNVAANISAGSQFGFSLLWVIVLANIMAGLVQYLSAKLGLVTGRTLPEAIGDKLNRPVRLTFWLQAEVVAMATDVAEVIGGAIALHILFALPLLLGGALTGVVSLLLLRVQDQRGQQIFERVITGLLMLIAIGFTASFFVSTPPPGDVVGGLIPGFHGKESVLLAAAILGATVMPHAVYLHSGLARDRHGHPDAGEERRLLLRITRVDVGLAMVVAGGVNAAMLLVAALNMRGHGDISSIEVAYAAVRDTVSPVIAALFAVGLLASGLASASVGAYAGAMIMQGLMHRSIPMVWRRLVTLAPALLILGLGFDPTRTLVLSQVVLSFGIPFALLPLVRLTSSRALMGDDVNHRVTTALGWVIGTLISLLNVVLIYLTVSAKG, from the coding sequence GTGGCCTCGGTTACCCGCGCCCGGTTGAAGACCGGGTGGTATCTGCTCGGCCCTGCCTTCGTCGCAGCCATTGCCTACGTCGACCCGGGTAACGTCGCCGCGAACATCAGCGCGGGCTCGCAGTTCGGCTTCTCGCTGCTGTGGGTCATCGTGCTGGCCAACATCATGGCCGGCCTGGTGCAGTACCTGTCGGCCAAGCTCGGGCTGGTCACCGGCCGGACCCTGCCCGAGGCGATTGGGGACAAGCTGAATCGCCCTGTCAGGCTGACGTTTTGGCTGCAGGCCGAGGTCGTCGCAATGGCCACCGATGTCGCTGAGGTGATCGGCGGGGCGATCGCGCTACACATCCTGTTCGCGCTGCCGTTACTGCTGGGTGGAGCGCTCACCGGCGTCGTGTCGCTGCTGCTGTTGCGCGTGCAGGACCAGCGCGGACAGCAGATCTTCGAGCGCGTCATCACCGGGCTGCTGATGTTGATCGCAATCGGATTCACCGCAAGCTTTTTCGTGTCGACGCCGCCGCCGGGTGACGTGGTCGGTGGCCTGATCCCGGGCTTCCACGGTAAGGAAAGTGTGCTGCTGGCCGCCGCCATCCTGGGCGCCACGGTGATGCCCCACGCGGTGTATCTGCACTCCGGGCTCGCCCGTGACCGACACGGCCATCCCGACGCCGGGGAGGAGAGGCGCCTGTTGCTGCGCATCACCCGGGTAGACGTCGGGTTGGCAATGGTCGTCGCGGGCGGGGTGAACGCGGCCATGCTGCTCGTCGCCGCACTGAACATGCGCGGGCACGGCGACATCAGCTCGATCGAGGTGGCCTACGCGGCCGTGCGCGACACCGTAAGCCCGGTCATCGCCGCCCTCTTCGCGGTCGGCTTACTGGCCTCGGGGCTGGCGTCCGCCTCCGTCGGCGCCTACGCCGGAGCAATGATCATGCAGGGTCTGATGCACCGCTCGATCCCGATGGTGTGGCGCAGGCTGGTGACATTGGCGCCGGCGTTGTTGATCCTGGGTTTGGGATTCGATCCGACGCGCACGCTGGTGCTTTCTCAAGTCGTTCTCTCGTTCGGAATCCCGTTCGCGCTGCTTCCGCTGGTCCGGCTGACCAGCAGCCGCGCGCTGATGGGAGACGACGTCAATCACCGCGTCACCACGGCCCTCGGCTGGGTGATCGGCACGCTGATCAGCCTGCTCAACGTCGTGCTGATCTACCTGACGGTCAGCGCCAAAGGCTAG
- a CDS encoding TIGR03621 family F420-dependent LLM class oxidoreductase: protein MADKDLRFSLGIHAAKSLPALRDKVKRYEDLGFDALHLPDHLGAPAPFPVLTAIASATSRVRLGTYVLNAGFYKPALLARDAGEVDQLSGGRLDLGLGAGYVREEFEAAELPYPTARERVDYLQHVTVYMKKHLPTVPILIAGNGNRLLTIAAQHADIIGLTGASSGDAADPLAERVDFVRNAAGERFADLELNLAITAVPSGDSEQPDLALTRRFVDLSDEQLLALPSVLAGSPRGIADTLLGYREKYGLTSFTFQENHVDTIAKVIAEVR, encoded by the coding sequence ATGGCCGACAAGGACTTACGGTTTTCGCTGGGCATTCACGCGGCCAAGTCGCTGCCCGCCTTACGGGACAAGGTGAAGCGCTACGAGGACCTTGGCTTCGACGCCTTGCACCTGCCCGATCACCTCGGCGCTCCGGCACCCTTTCCGGTCCTGACTGCCATCGCGTCGGCGACGTCGCGAGTGCGGCTGGGTACCTATGTGCTCAACGCCGGGTTCTACAAGCCCGCCCTGCTCGCACGTGACGCCGGCGAAGTCGACCAGCTCAGCGGCGGACGACTCGACCTCGGCCTCGGCGCCGGATACGTGCGTGAGGAATTCGAGGCAGCCGAGCTGCCGTACCCCACCGCGCGGGAGCGTGTCGACTACCTCCAGCACGTCACCGTGTACATGAAAAAACACCTGCCGACCGTGCCAATCCTGATCGCGGGCAACGGAAATCGGCTGCTGACGATCGCGGCCCAGCATGCCGACATCATCGGGTTGACCGGCGCGAGCTCCGGTGACGCCGCCGACCCGCTGGCCGAGCGCGTCGACTTCGTCCGCAACGCCGCGGGCGAACGGTTCGCCGATCTCGAGCTGAACCTCGCAATCACCGCCGTCCCGTCCGGCGACTCGGAACAACCCGACCTCGCGCTGACCCGCCGATTCGTCGACCTGTCCGACGAGCAGCTGCTCGCTCTGCCCTCAGTGCTGGCGGGATCACCGCGCGGTATCGCCGACACCCTGCTCGGCTACCGCGAGAAGTACGGGTTGACGTCGTTCACCTTCCAGGAAAACCACGTCGACACGATCGCAAAAGTGATCGCCGAAGTCCGCTGA
- a CDS encoding sulfurtransferase: MSVLISATQLARLIDAGQRVAILDVRWRIDEPDGRAAYQRGHLPGAVYVSLEDELSDHSTVGRGRHPLPSGRSIEAAARRWGIRDGVPTVVYDDWNRAGSARAWWVLTAAGIADVCILDGGLAAWRSVGRDLSTDPVEPPPGNATVTHQDLYDGALPTLTAQQVGEVDLLDARAPERFRGEIEPIDPVAGHIPGATNLPSSAMLNPDGTFLAHDAIAGLLADRDVDDTRIGAYCGSGVTAAVTVAALAAAGYRAALFPGSWSQWSSDSDNPVARGDD, translated from the coding sequence ATAAGCGTGCTGATCTCCGCCACCCAACTGGCTCGCCTGATCGATGCCGGCCAGCGCGTCGCCATCCTCGACGTCCGCTGGCGAATCGACGAGCCCGACGGTCGGGCGGCGTATCAGCGCGGCCACCTTCCTGGTGCGGTCTACGTCTCCCTCGAGGACGAACTCAGCGACCACTCCACTGTCGGGAGAGGACGCCACCCGTTGCCGTCGGGGCGCAGCATCGAGGCCGCGGCGCGGCGCTGGGGCATTCGCGACGGCGTGCCGACCGTCGTCTACGACGACTGGAACCGCGCCGGCTCGGCCAGGGCCTGGTGGGTGCTGACGGCCGCCGGCATTGCCGACGTATGCATCCTCGACGGCGGTTTGGCCGCATGGCGATCCGTCGGCCGCGACCTGTCCACTGACCCGGTCGAGCCGCCCCCGGGAAACGCGACCGTCACGCACCAGGACCTCTACGACGGCGCGTTGCCCACGTTGACCGCGCAACAAGTCGGCGAGGTCGACCTCTTGGATGCCCGTGCGCCGGAACGCTTCCGGGGCGAGATCGAGCCGATCGACCCAGTGGCCGGCCACATCCCCGGCGCCACCAATCTGCCCAGCAGCGCCATGTTGAACCCCGACGGCACATTCCTGGCACATGATGCGATCGCCGGACTGCTTGCCGACCGCGACGTGGACGACACCAGGATTGGTGCGTACTGCGGCTCCGGCGTGACGGCGGCGGTCACCGTCGCCGCGCTCGCCGCCGCCGGTTATCGCGCCGCGCTGTTCCCCGGCTCGTGGTCGCAGTGGAGTTCCGATTCCGACAACCCCGTCGCGCGCGGAGATGACTAG
- a CDS encoding NAD(P)H-dependent amine dehydrogenase family protein, with protein MAIKVAAIGTGNVGIHALRALITNPDYELTGVWVSSEAKAGKDAGELAGLDISTGILASTDLNAVLATGPQCAVYTAMADNRLPDALDDYRRILAAGVNIVGSSAVFLQYPWQTLPDNMLTPIEEAARAGNSSLFVNGIDPGFANDLIPLALAGTCQSVQQIRCMEIVDYATYDSATVMFDVMGFGKPLDEIPMLLQPGVLSLAWGSVVRQLAAGLGVELDSVTEKQERVPAPEDFDIASGHIPKGSAAALRFEVQGIKDGHPAVVLEHVTRLREDLCPEWPQPAQPGGCYRIEITGEPSYAVDVCLSSPNGDHNHAGLVATAMRVVNAIPAVVAAPAGIRTTLDLPLITGRGLYAPA; from the coding sequence ATGGCCATCAAGGTCGCCGCCATCGGCACCGGCAATGTCGGCATTCACGCGCTCAGGGCACTGATCACCAACCCGGACTACGAACTCACCGGGGTGTGGGTGTCGTCGGAAGCCAAAGCGGGCAAAGATGCCGGAGAGCTTGCCGGACTTGATATTTCGACCGGAATCCTGGCATCCACCGACCTGAACGCCGTGCTGGCCACCGGGCCGCAGTGCGCGGTGTACACCGCGATGGCCGACAACCGGCTACCCGACGCGCTCGACGATTACCGCCGCATCCTCGCCGCCGGCGTCAACATCGTCGGCAGCAGCGCCGTCTTTCTCCAGTACCCCTGGCAGACGCTGCCCGACAACATGCTCACGCCCATCGAAGAGGCTGCGCGAGCAGGCAATTCGAGCTTGTTCGTCAACGGGATCGACCCCGGGTTCGCCAACGACTTGATCCCCCTGGCGCTGGCCGGCACGTGCCAGAGTGTTCAGCAGATCCGCTGCATGGAGATCGTCGACTACGCCACCTACGACAGCGCGACAGTCATGTTCGACGTGATGGGCTTCGGTAAACCGCTCGACGAGATTCCGATGCTGCTGCAACCCGGCGTGCTGAGCCTGGCATGGGGCTCGGTGGTGCGCCAGCTCGCGGCCGGCCTGGGTGTCGAACTCGACTCGGTCACCGAGAAACAAGAACGCGTCCCCGCTCCCGAGGACTTCGACATCGCGTCCGGACACATCCCGAAGGGCAGCGCCGCAGCGCTGAGATTCGAGGTGCAGGGCATCAAGGACGGCCACCCCGCCGTCGTTCTCGAACACGTCACCCGCTTGCGCGAAGACCTCTGCCCGGAGTGGCCGCAGCCGGCCCAGCCCGGTGGCTGCTACCGGATCGAGATCACCGGTGAGCCCTCGTACGCGGTCGACGTATGCCTGAGCAGTCCCAACGGTGACCACAACCATGCCGGCCTGGTCGCGACGGCGATGCGTGTCGTCAACGCGATTCCAGCCGTCGTGGCCGCGCCCGCCGGAATCCGCACCACGCTGGACCTGCCGCTGATCACCGGTCGCGGCCTCTACGCACCCGCCTGA
- a CDS encoding lysophospholipid acyltransferase family protein, which translates to MSETDHRTPELRQQAQKHAEQARATMDERRESQSGGVSGWVAERAGEWDLSGPDESALHVQKFFWNALMDYWFRMEIDGWENVGEPPALLIGIHSGAPFVWDAWTVGVQWWRKFGDERILHGTAHDALMAIPGFGQFFRSMGVLPAAPDAIATALAEGHDVALWPGGEVDSLRPWRERDKANLAGRTGFVKMAIRAGVPIVPIATVGGADAMPVLIRGDRLSKALRLDKVLRLKVFPLAISLPWGIAPAALPQFPLPAKIRTRFMPPVEVDHDPERAEDDDYVHRKYLEVQGSIQSGMDALARKRALPVFG; encoded by the coding sequence GTGAGTGAGACCGATCACAGGACGCCCGAGTTGCGTCAGCAGGCACAGAAGCACGCCGAACAGGCCCGCGCCACCATGGACGAACGCCGTGAAAGTCAATCCGGCGGCGTCAGCGGTTGGGTCGCCGAGCGAGCGGGCGAATGGGACCTCAGCGGTCCGGACGAGTCCGCACTACACGTCCAGAAGTTCTTCTGGAATGCGTTGATGGATTACTGGTTTCGCATGGAGATCGACGGCTGGGAGAACGTCGGGGAGCCTCCTGCACTGCTCATCGGCATCCACTCGGGCGCGCCGTTCGTATGGGACGCCTGGACGGTCGGCGTGCAGTGGTGGCGGAAGTTCGGCGACGAACGCATCCTGCACGGCACGGCCCACGACGCGCTGATGGCCATCCCGGGGTTCGGTCAGTTCTTCCGTTCGATGGGAGTGCTGCCCGCCGCGCCTGACGCCATCGCGACCGCGCTGGCCGAAGGGCACGACGTGGCGCTGTGGCCAGGCGGCGAGGTGGATTCGCTACGCCCGTGGCGCGAACGCGACAAGGCCAACCTCGCCGGGCGCACAGGGTTCGTGAAGATGGCCATTCGCGCGGGCGTCCCGATCGTCCCGATCGCGACAGTCGGCGGCGCCGACGCCATGCCTGTGTTGATCCGAGGCGACCGGCTGTCGAAGGCTCTGCGACTCGACAAGGTGTTGCGCCTCAAGGTGTTTCCTCTCGCGATTTCACTCCCTTGGGGCATCGCGCCGGCCGCGCTGCCGCAGTTCCCGTTGCCGGCCAAGATCCGAACCCGGTTCATGCCCCCGGTCGAGGTCGATCACGATCCGGAGCGCGCCGAGGACGACGACTACGTGCACCGCAAGTATCTCGAGGTGCAGGGCAGCATTCAGAGCGGCATGGATGCGCTGGCCCGCAAGCGCGCGCTGCCGGTGTTCGGCTGA
- a CDS encoding poly-gamma-glutamate hydrolase family protein encodes MARRCPEAVNPRRAVLADHDWLINQRGVATVEPLQGTSVHGVVWDVSDHDLTALDSAEGVPVRYRRDEVTVQTEEGPAEAWVYIDPRVNLGPPRPGYLERIIDGAEHHGLPRHWIDFLRRWDPARWPRPRPRPETPAPQSFSELLADDEVVEDSRLRSRFGFLAIHGGGLEQMTDVIAERAADEAGASVYVVRHPDRYPHHLASARYVREESPRLAEFLDHVDVAVSLHGYGRIGRATQLLAGGGNRALAAHVAGHLRLPGYRVVTDIDEIPPELRGLHPQNPVNQTRYGGTQLELPIRVRGISPRSPLPGADGLSPVTADLVRGLAAAARSWQ; translated from the coding sequence ATGGCGCGGCGGTGTCCCGAGGCCGTGAATCCGCGGCGGGCCGTGCTCGCCGACCACGACTGGCTGATCAATCAGCGCGGGGTGGCCACCGTCGAACCGTTGCAAGGCACCTCGGTGCACGGCGTCGTCTGGGACGTGTCCGACCACGACCTGACGGCGCTGGACAGTGCCGAAGGCGTACCGGTGCGCTACCGCCGTGACGAGGTGACCGTGCAGACCGAAGAGGGGCCCGCGGAGGCCTGGGTCTACATCGACCCCCGGGTGAACCTCGGGCCGCCGCGACCGGGCTACCTGGAACGCATCATCGACGGAGCGGAGCATCACGGCCTGCCGCGGCACTGGATCGACTTCCTGCGCCGATGGGATCCCGCGCGGTGGCCACGCCCGCGACCACGGCCGGAAACGCCCGCACCGCAATCGTTTTCCGAACTGCTCGCCGACGACGAGGTAGTCGAGGACAGCCGGCTCCGGTCACGCTTCGGCTTCCTGGCGATTCATGGCGGCGGCCTGGAACAGATGACCGATGTGATCGCCGAGCGTGCCGCCGACGAAGCCGGCGCGTCGGTGTATGTGGTCCGGCATCCTGATCGGTATCCACACCACCTCGCGTCGGCGCGCTACGTTCGCGAAGAGTCCCCGCGACTGGCGGAGTTCCTGGACCACGTCGACGTCGCGGTGTCATTGCACGGCTACGGGCGGATCGGCCGCGCCACACAACTGCTGGCCGGTGGCGGCAATCGCGCGCTGGCCGCCCACGTCGCCGGGCACCTGCGGCTCCCCGGCTATCGCGTCGTCACCGACATCGACGAGATACCGCCCGAGCTGCGCGGCCTGCATCCGCAAAACCCGGTGAACCAGACCCGTTACGGCGGAACCCAATTGGAGCTGCCGATCCGGGTCAGGGGCATCAGCCCCCGCAGCCCGTTGCCCGGCGCCGACGGATTGTCGCCGGTGACGGCCGATCTGGTGCGGGGCCTGGCGGCCGCGGCGCGTTCGTGGCAATAG
- a CDS encoding HNH endonuclease signature motif containing protein, with the protein MFENDVIERACSAARAESQATARRLNAVADLMKLRYRQHGPRSEWAADAWDEISAELAAALRISRALASRYMSDAEILRERLPKVGECLASGDINYAMFNVIATRTALITDEKALAAVDDEIAVRAPRWPSLTRGRLSMRVDAIVARVDRDAIRRADREVKDRYLNVSPSLSGIAEVYGNVFASTAQALDRRLNQLAGTVCDADPRTTAQRRADALTALVAGADRMRCTCGGPDCPRAQDSLRDRNVVIHVVADQGGVAGTGTTPGFMAGVDELIPPHVIAELAKSATLRPLSFPSGPEPRYTPSTALADFVRCRDLTCRAPGCDVPAVRCDLDHSVPFAEGGATHPSNLKCLCRKHHLLKTFWGWKDRQLADGTVIWTLPSGQTYVTSPGSAILFPALTVPTGDVPPPPDVDVRCGDRTAMMPIRSRTRSQQRAQRITAERNKNRNERLARQRALRHARASSDEPPPF; encoded by the coding sequence ATGTTCGAAAATGATGTGATCGAGCGAGCGTGCTCGGCGGCGCGCGCGGAATCGCAGGCGACCGCGCGGCGACTCAACGCGGTCGCCGATCTGATGAAGTTGCGGTACCGCCAGCATGGGCCCCGCTCTGAGTGGGCCGCTGACGCGTGGGATGAGATCTCCGCCGAACTGGCTGCCGCGCTTCGGATTAGCCGCGCATTGGCGTCCAGGTACATGAGCGACGCCGAGATATTGCGGGAGCGACTGCCCAAGGTCGGCGAGTGTCTGGCATCCGGCGACATCAACTACGCAATGTTCAACGTCATCGCTACCCGCACCGCGCTGATCACCGACGAAAAGGCGCTGGCCGCCGTCGACGACGAGATCGCAGTGCGGGCGCCGCGCTGGCCGTCGTTGACGCGTGGCCGATTGTCGATGCGGGTGGATGCGATCGTCGCGCGGGTGGACCGCGACGCGATTCGTCGCGCGGACAGAGAGGTCAAGGATCGCTATCTCAATGTCTCGCCATCGTTGTCGGGCATCGCCGAGGTCTACGGCAACGTGTTCGCCAGCACCGCGCAGGCGCTGGACCGCCGCTTGAATCAACTGGCGGGCACGGTGTGTGACGCTGACCCGCGAACTACGGCGCAGCGCCGGGCCGATGCGTTGACCGCCTTGGTCGCGGGTGCCGATCGGATGAGATGCACGTGCGGAGGTCCGGACTGCCCGCGGGCGCAGGACTCCCTGCGCGACCGCAACGTGGTCATCCACGTGGTGGCAGACCAAGGCGGCGTCGCCGGCACCGGGACCACGCCTGGCTTCATGGCAGGGGTGGACGAGTTGATACCGCCGCACGTGATCGCCGAGCTGGCGAAATCGGCGACGTTGCGGCCGTTGAGTTTTCCGTCGGGCCCTGAACCGCGGTACACGCCGTCAACCGCCCTGGCCGACTTCGTCCGCTGCCGCGACCTCACCTGCCGAGCGCCGGGATGTGACGTGCCGGCGGTCCGCTGCGACCTCGACCACAGCGTGCCATTCGCCGAGGGCGGAGCGACCCATCCCTCCAACCTGAAGTGCCTATGTCGAAAACATCACCTGCTCAAGACCTTCTGGGGCTGGAAGGACAGGCAGCTGGCTGACGGAACCGTGATCTGGACGCTGCCCTCGGGACAGACCTATGTGACCAGCCCCGGCAGCGCCATCCTGTTTCCCGCGCTGACGGTGCCTACCGGCGACGTGCCTCCGCCGCCGGACGTAGACGTCCGCTGCGGCGACCGCACCGCAATGATGCCGATCCGCAGCCGGACGCGCAGCCAGCAGCGTGCTCAGCGAATCACCGCCGAGCGCAACAAGAATCGCAACGAACGCCTCGCTCGGCAGCGTGCACTCCGCCACGCCCGCGCGTCGTCAGACGAACCGCCGCCCTTCTAG
- a CDS encoding SDR family oxidoreductase gives MILDKFRLDDQVAVVTGGGRGLGAAIALAFADVGADVVIASRTRSELEAVAEKVRAAGRRAHIVTADLAQPEVTAELASQAVEAFGRLDIVVNNVGGTMPNGLLTTSTKDLKSAFTFNVATAHALTTAAVPLMIEHSGGGNIINITSTMGRVAGRGFAAYGTAKAALAHYTRLAALDLCPRVRVNAIAPGSIATSALDIVASNDELREPMEKATPLRRLGDPDEIAAAAVYLASPAGGYLTGKVIEVDGGITFPNLDLPIPDL, from the coding sequence GTGATCCTCGACAAATTCCGACTCGACGACCAAGTTGCCGTCGTCACCGGTGGCGGCCGTGGCCTCGGGGCAGCCATCGCGTTGGCGTTCGCCGACGTAGGTGCCGATGTCGTCATCGCTTCCCGCACCCGATCCGAACTAGAGGCCGTCGCTGAAAAGGTCCGTGCGGCCGGCCGACGGGCCCACATCGTCACCGCCGACCTGGCTCAACCCGAGGTCACCGCCGAGCTGGCCAGCCAGGCCGTCGAGGCGTTCGGTCGGCTCGACATCGTGGTCAACAACGTCGGCGGGACGATGCCCAACGGGTTGCTGACCACCTCGACGAAAGACCTCAAAAGCGCGTTCACCTTCAACGTGGCGACGGCCCACGCGCTGACCACCGCCGCGGTGCCGCTGATGATCGAGCACTCCGGCGGCGGCAACATCATCAACATCACCTCGACCATGGGACGGGTCGCGGGCCGCGGCTTCGCCGCCTACGGCACCGCCAAAGCCGCGCTCGCCCATTACACCCGGCTGGCCGCGCTGGATCTCTGCCCGCGGGTCCGGGTCAACGCGATCGCACCCGGCTCGATTGCGACGTCCGCGCTCGACATTGTCGCGTCCAACGACGAATTGCGCGAGCCGATGGAGAAGGCGACACCACTGCGGCGACTCGGCGATCCTGACGAGATCGCCGCTGCTGCGGTCTATTTGGCCTCACCCGCAGGTGGGTACCTGACCGGCAAAGTGATCGAGGTCGACGGCGGCATCACCTTCCCCAACCTCGACCTCCCGATTCCGGACCTGTGA
- a CDS encoding DUF732 domain-containing protein, whose amino-acid sequence MEVRCTRWAAPLFAVAVMCAAPASADATDDAVVAALAKRNIVITDDNRGTMLSEAHMVCDGLDKHYNTSALAMKLVGDTDLNFSQSSYFIGVAVSAYCPQYKGSSPVSRDTAG is encoded by the coding sequence ATGGAAGTCCGATGTACCAGGTGGGCTGCGCCGCTGTTCGCGGTCGCGGTCATGTGCGCTGCGCCCGCGTCGGCCGATGCCACCGATGACGCGGTGGTCGCGGCGCTGGCCAAACGCAACATCGTCATCACCGACGACAATCGCGGCACGATGTTATCCGAGGCTCACATGGTGTGCGATGGCCTCGACAAGCACTACAACACAAGCGCTTTGGCCATGAAGCTGGTCGGGGACACCGATCTGAACTTCAGCCAATCCAGCTACTTCATCGGTGTGGCCGTATCGGCCTATTGCCCTCAGTACAAGGGGTCCAGTCCAGTATCCCGCGACACCGCGGGGTAA